GCAATTAAAAGATCTGGTTACCCGTTATCAGCCTGATATTATTTGGCCCGATGGCGAGTGGGAGCATCCGGCAGGTACCTGGCGGAGCGCCGAATTTTTAGCATGGTTGTATAATGATAGTGCTGTGAAGGATGACGTGGTGACGAATGACCGCTGGGGAAGCGATACCCGGAACAAGCACGGCGGTTATTACACCACAGAGTATGATTTGGAGGGCGATAAGAATGTCAAAAACAAAAAAATAACCCATCCGTGGGAAGAGTGCCGTGCTATCGGCGGTTCGTTTGGCTATAATCGTAACGAGAACTTTGCCGATTATAGCACGCCTGACGACCTGATCCATGTGCTGATAGAGAAAGTGGCTAAAGGCGGTAATTTGCTGTTAGATATTGGTCCGGCTGCAGACGGAACCATCCCGGTGATTATGCAGCAGCGCTTAATGGATATTGGCCATTGGTTAAAAATTAACGGCGATGCTATTTACAATACGTCCGTTTGGGCCGGGGCTTACGCCAGCAAGCATCCAGGGGTTTTCTATACCCGCAACGGTAAAGATTTGTATGTGCTTTGCGAGCAGTATCCGTCGGTACCTTTAAAAGTTAGCGGTATTAAAAAGCCTGCTAGCATTATTTTGTTAAGCACCCATGGTGCTGTATCTACTGCCTATACCGGTAAAACTTTGACAATTGTGCCTCCTGCTTTCACGCCCAAATCGGGCAGATATGCCTGGGTGTTTAAATTGGCCGGGGCGTTGGACTAACTATAATTTATACGTTTGGTCATTGCCGTAAGGACCGACATTTTATAACGTTCGAATAATTGGGGGCGATCTTCATTATCCCCCCCTCTAAACACAATCTTCCTTTCGGCGTTAAACCAATATGCTGAAACGAATATTGGTCTGTTTGGTATGCGGATACGCTTGGTGCCAAGCTCAGGCTCAACCTAAAACACCGGCACAATTGTACCCGGGC
This region of Mucilaginibacter yixingensis genomic DNA includes:
- a CDS encoding alpha-L-fucosidase; this translates as MKKQLLFALVLFCSAASAQKKYTASWASIDSRPIPAWYTNAKFGIFIHWGVYSVPAYAPVGKEFDVYSKYAEWYWNRLENDTTNVGRAFRHFHEKTYGKNFKYRDFAPMFKAELFNPSQWVDLFVASGAKYVVLTSKHHEGYTLWHSAQSPGWNSVDVGAHRDLAGDLTHAVKAKGLKMGFYYSLYEWNNPLYHSNVHRYVSEHMLPQLKDLVTRYQPDIIWPDGEWEHPAGTWRSAEFLAWLYNDSAVKDDVVTNDRWGSDTRNKHGGYYTTEYDLEGDKNVKNKKITHPWEECRAIGGSFGYNRNENFADYSTPDDLIHVLIEKVAKGGNLLLDIGPAADGTIPVIMQQRLMDIGHWLKINGDAIYNTSVWAGAYASKHPGVFYTRNGKDLYVLCEQYPSVPLKVSGIKKPASIILLSTHGAVSTAYTGKTLTIVPPAFTPKSGRYAWVFKLAGALD